In the Methanobacterium sp. genome, ATTTCATTAATCCGGTAATTGAATCCAATATCAACAACATCATAACTGTATGCATGACCCTTATGTCTATCCCATGTTAATGTGTTCATACTGTGGGATCTCATTATTCTTATTTTTTGGGCGAGATCGTTATTATCAGTGACAATCATTCCTCCTTCACCAGTTACTATATTTTTATTGGCAAAAAAGCTGAAACAACCGATTTCTCCTATCGTACCACATTTTTTTCCTTTAAGTTCTGCACCGGGTGCGTGAGCCACATCTTCTATGATTTTTAAGTTATGATCATCTGCAATTTCGGCAATTGCATCCATATCACATGGATAACCTCCATAATGGACTACTATAATGGCTTTAGTTTTACTAGATACTTTTTCTAAAATACTTTCTGGAGAAATGTTAAAGTCTTCTTTACTTGTTATATCTGCAAAAACAGGTTTAGCTCCACAATATAAAACGGAATTTGCAGTAGCAACAAAAGTTAGGGATGGAACTATTACTTCATCTCCTTTTCCTACTCCAAGGACTTTATTGGCTATATGTAATGCGGCAGTGCCATTTGAAACACCAAATGCATTTTTTGCCCCTAAATACTCAGCAAATTTAATTTCGAATTTTTGAGTTACAGGACCCATAGAAAGCCATTTGGATTTTAATACATTTTCCACACTTTTAATTTCTTCTTCGCCAATATCAATATCGGATAATGGAACTTGCTGCATCATTTACCTCTTGCATAATTTTTCAGAAATTTCGTCCAGCTCCATGTTTGCTTTCTCATAATCTTCTGGTCTTCCTATGTCTAACCAGTATCCATCATAAATGTAACTATTAACGATTTCACCATTTTTTATGAGCTTTTTTATTAGGTCCGGGAAATCTAGATATTTATCATCTTCAATATAGTCTAAAACCCTTGGACTAAAAACATAAACACCCATACTTACTAAATAATTGAATTTAGGCTTTTCCGAATATCCTATAATCTCCTTATTTTCACTTAGTTCAACTACTCCAAAATCAATGTTAACTTCTTTCTTTTTCAATGCGACGGTAGCTATAGCACCGGATTCATTATGATAATTTAGTAAATTCGAAAAATCAATTGTGGTTATTACATCACCGTTCATCATTAAAAAATTTTCATTCAGTTCTTTTTTCATTTTTGACAAAGGTCCTGCTGTGCCTAAGGGTTCATCCTCTCTAAAATACGTTATTTTAGTATTGTATTTACTGCCATCATTAAAAAA is a window encoding:
- a CDS encoding DegT/DnrJ/EryC1/StrS family aminotransferase gives rise to the protein MQQVPLSDIDIGEEEIKSVENVLKSKWLSMGPVTQKFEIKFAEYLGAKNAFGVSNGTAALHIANKVLGVGKGDEVIVPSLTFVATANSVLYCGAKPVFADITSKEDFNISPESILEKVSSKTKAIIVVHYGGYPCDMDAIAEIADDHNLKIIEDVAHAPGAELKGKKCGTIGEIGCFSFFANKNIVTGEGGMIVTDNNDLAQKIRIMRSHSMNTLTWDRHKGHAYSYDVVDIGFNYRINEIASAIGLVQLKKLDDNNSKRKIITEEYIKNLKKIPEIVIPFNKYKGTFSYHIFPILLSKQISRNDLMDKLKNKGIQTSIHYPPVHVFTYYKKLFGYQEGILPKTEFVGKHTVSVPLYSGMSETQINLVLESIRQIIEES
- a CDS encoding sugar phosphate nucleotidyltransferase, translated to MKAVILAGGKGTRLKPYTTVFPKPLMPIGNKPVLEIVIGQLKSYGFDEIILAVGHLAELIKAFFNDGSKYNTKITYFREDEPLGTAGPLSKMKKELNENFLMMNGDVITTIDFSNLLNYHNESGAIATVALKKKEVNIDFGVVELSENKEIIGYSEKPKFNYLVSMGVYVFSPRVLDYIEDDKYLDFPDLIKKLIKNGEIVNSYIYDGYWLDIGRPEDYEKANMELDEISEKLCKR